A single region of the Candidatus Margulisiibacteriota bacterium genome encodes:
- a CDS encoding DUF5780 domain-containing protein, giving the protein MMECTKCGAENSEESSFCSKCGERLSASNREGIESMESTEKILRENSLDKFKKITSNKNNRVILFSVVALIIMAIGASIYLNNPIAKFKDNISNNNNVEAMKIYNQKLKGDTSKEAEVIMFLKDDMTSINKAFIDEKIDFNEAKTALEAIQNTGLIAADINAVLKKVTDLNNSRMSFNKATAFLANIDYINAIKEYKNVIAEDKNYSKAQEQIKINEAKYKEQVLQTVDNYATANEYNKAVSILNEATLILPNDGDLIAKKVYFEKVQIQKLIDEQEVAVAGVREYTNIINTNFIAVTVHNRSQKTVKKYYLGFMGFDKNGLPVKVGLGGGEFVGRGNNDQNILPGETKSSDGGWYLDNHDVVTLIACIDKVEYYDGNNWDNPYYDYWIKQYQEKPFQ; this is encoded by the coding sequence GACTATCTGCTTCAAATAGGGAAGGTATTGAAAGTATGGAAAGTACAGAAAAAATACTTCGCGAAAATAGCCTGGATAAATTTAAAAAAATTACTTCAAATAAAAATAATAGGGTAATACTATTTTCGGTTGTAGCTCTCATTATAATGGCAATAGGAGCAAGCATATATTTAAATAATCCAATCGCAAAATTCAAAGACAATATTAGTAATAATAATAACGTTGAGGCTATGAAAATTTATAACCAGAAATTAAAGGGGGATACGAGCAAAGAGGCAGAAGTAATTATGTTCTTAAAGGATGATATGACAAGCATAAACAAGGCTTTTATTGATGAAAAAATTGACTTCAATGAAGCAAAAACCGCACTAGAAGCTATACAGAACACTGGTTTAATAGCTGCTGATATCAATGCCGTCTTGAAAAAAGTAACAGACTTAAATAATTCGAGAATGTCCTTTAACAAGGCAACAGCCTTTTTAGCCAATATAGATTACATAAATGCTATTAAGGAATACAAGAATGTAATTGCTGAAGATAAAAATTATTCCAAAGCACAAGAACAGATCAAAATTAATGAAGCAAAATATAAAGAGCAAGTATTACAAACTGTTGATAATTATGCCACTGCAAATGAATATAATAAAGCAGTTTCTATTCTGAACGAAGCAACTTTGATACTACCAAACGATGGTGATCTTATCGCTAAAAAAGTATACTTCGAAAAGGTACAAATACAAAAATTAATTGATGAGCAAGAAGTGGCTGTCGCTGGAGTTAGGGAATATACAAATATTATTAATACCAATTTTATCGCTGTTACCGTGCATAACAGATCACAGAAGACGGTTAAAAAATATTATTTAGGGTTTATGGGGTTCGACAAGAATGGATTGCCAGTTAAAGTTGGACTTGGTGGTGGGGAGTTCGTTGGAAGAGGAAACAATGATCAAAATATTTTACCAGGAGAGACTAAGTCTTCTGATGGAGGATGGTATCTAGACAATCATGATGTAGTTACGTTGATAGCCTGTATTGACAAAGTAGAATATTATGATGGTAACAATTGGGATAATCCGTATTATGACTATTGGATTAAACAATATCAGGAGAAGCCGTTTCAGTAG